The segment GACGACATCACCGCGTCGATCGTCGCCCCCCGCGACCGCGTGCAGGGAATCCCGGCGACCGCGACCGCGCCGTCGCTGAAGCTCGTCCACAACTGCGAGGAGCGGCTGTTCCAGCGGCCGGACGACGCGATCATCCGCGGCTACGACAAGCACACCGAGCGAGACTTCAGCCGAACCGGCAACTTTTTCTCGAACTACGAACCACTCGATCGCGCCTTCGCAAAATCCGTCGTCGAAGACACGCTGGCATTCGAGGACTTCACGGCGCCGATCCGCCGGATCTTTCACGATTTTCTCGAGCAGCCCGGACCGGACTACCTCGTTTCGCCCGCGCATCCGCGCCTGGTCGACGGCAAGCCATCCAAGAATCCGCGCTATCTGCAGCGCCGGCCCGATCTCGAGGATCCGCGCGCGACCTACCTCGCGCAAATGGGTGCGAGGCTCTACCGCCGGATCCCCGCCGATCAGCCCGTGACGTTTCCCGTCGGCGCCGTGTTGATGGGCCGGCGGCTGAACCCGCCCGAGCCCGGCGTGCTGCCGCTCTGCGTTTACGGCCCGATTCACTATCAGGAGTTGCCGGAAGCGTTCATGGACCTGATTTCGAGCCTCACCGGCAAGTCACCCTCGACCACGGGCGCGGGCTCCGAGGGCGCGCTCACCAAAGGCCCGTTCAATGCGCTCCCCCCGATCTTTGATCTCAACGCGGCGCTCGTGTCCTACGCGCTGACCGGTCTGCCGGTGTTCTCCACCGCCGCCGGCTGGGTCGGACCGCATCTGCGCGTCGACCACGACGTCAGCCTGCTCGTCCCGGAGATCTGGGCGCGCATGTCGCCAGCGGAACGCGACCCGCAATATCTGATCGAGCACGGTTATCTCGAGCGGTGCACCGATTTTGAACACGCCGGCCAACGGGTGCTCGCGAGTCGGCTGGGCTGGCGGATCACCGGCCGGTTCGTGCAGGCGTTCTGCGGGCGCGTGCTGGGCAATCCCAGCACGGTCTTCGAGGAGCGCTTTCTCCGGCCGGAGCAACAGGACCGCGACATCTTCGTCGCCGGCGTGAGCAACATCGTCGAAGCGATGCGCACGGCCGCGGAGCGTTACTTCACCGACGGCTCGATCGAGCAGGCTTGTCCGCCGCTGCGCGCGCTGCTGCACCTCATGCGCGACGGCACGTGGGAAGGGCGCGACGTCGAGGATCCGGTGGTGCGCGCGCTCTTCACGCGTGAATCGGTGCTGGCGAGCGACTGGTATCGCGCGCGGCTCGAGGCGCAGCGCAGCGTCGATGCGAACCTCTGGGAACGCCACGCACGCTACCTCGAACGTTTCCTGAAGCGCCGCAACTACGCCGCGGTCGCCGCTGAGCTGGATGTGCGCGGCAAGTTCGAGCGCGTGTCCGCGCTCGCGCGGGCCGCACAGGATCCGGCGTATGTGGACGGCCTTGTCGGCACGCTCGGCGTCGATCCCTTCCTCGCCGCCGAGCTAGCGAAGTTCCCGCCGCAGTAGCGCGCGGCTGCTGTGTGGGAGCGCGGCCGTCCAAGCCGCACTGAGCGGGCAGAATGACCGCGCTCCCACGCAAGCGGCATTCGCGGCGTCGGTGGGCGCGCGGGTCTTGCCCACTTACTCGGCAAGCGTGCTTTCCTAGTCATTCCGCCAGCGGGCCCGTGGCGACCTCCTCGCGTGGTACCCGGAACACTCGATACGGTTCCTCCACCCGCGAGGCTCCCCGGTTGAACTTCGGCGTGAGATGAATCTGCGACGTCGTCACGTAGAGCGCTCCGTCCGGACCAAACGCCACGCTGTCCGGCCACTTCAGCCGCTCATCCCGCACCAGCACCTCCGACTGCTGTGTCGCCGGATCGTAGCGCATCACCGCGTCGCGTTCGATCGCGGTGACATAGATTCGGCCATCGTGAAACGCCAGCCCGTCCGAAGCACCCACTTGTCCGACCCGCTCGACGCGGTTCGAAAGATCGACGTCGCTCCGCAAACTGGCTTCAAAATCGTCCAGCGGCACGCGGTAGAGCATCCGGCCGGTCAGCGCCTTGTAGTAGAGCCAGCGGCCCTCCGGATCGAGCGCGATGCCGTCCGAGGCGATCGCGAGCGGTTGCTGTTTTTCCGGATCAATAAGCGCCGTGCCGTCCACGGTGAGCTGCAGATTCGGCTCCGGCTTCACCGACGGATCGTTTTCCAGCACGCGCTTCGCCTGTTCGTTCGCAAGATCGACCATCAGGATCGCACCGAGATTCGAGTCGGTCAGAAACGCGAAGTTGTTCTGCAAATCGATCCGCACGTCGTTCAGGTAGCTTTGCGCCGGCGCAAGACTGCGATCGAAATGGATCACCTGCGCCACCTGATTGCTCGCGAGGTTGACCTTCACGAGCTTCGCGCCGCCTTCCACCACACCGGTCTGCTTTGGCGAACCGGCGTCCACGATCCAGAGAGTGTCGGTCTCGTCGACGAACACGCTCTGCACGCACACGAACCGCTCCGCCTCCGGCCCGGTTTTCCGATTCCAATCGGTGTTGGGATATGGCTGCTGCACGCCGTCCGGTCGAACCTCCACCACGGAGACGGTATGCCCGTCGGACCAATACGGGAAATTGGCAAACACCCGGCCGGCGCGCGACACCGCCACGCCGGTCACCTGCTGGTGCGGAAACTCTGCCACCACGTCCAGTGGCGACGAGGCGGTCACCGTTAGCGGAGCCACTGCGCCGTCCCGCTGCGCCGAGGCGCAACCGCCCAGAATCAGTGCCCCGACTCCGAGCGCCACGCCACCGACGAACCAACGATTCATCACGCACGCGTTCATCGCGCGGAATCTATTCATCAACCCGCGCGGCCACTATCCTCCAGATCCCGGCGCCCCGCATCCGGATGCGTCGGGTGGCCGGCTTTCGGGCGTCCGAGCCTGCCGCCCCGTCGTACGTTCGGCGACGTCGGTGCCCCGCCTGGAGAAGGGGTACTCGCGGGCCCTAGTCGAATGACCGCTCGACCTCGCGGGTCTGCTTCGCGACCTGCATCCGGCCTTCGATCATCAAGACCCACGTGACTTGATAGGTCGTGATTCGCTCCTGGCGCGTAACCGGGTCGATGGCCACACCCTCCCCACTCGGTCCGGGCCCCTGAAATGCCGGGCGCTCCACCACGTGCGTCGCCGTTTCACGCGACGTGCGCGCCAGCACGCGCCGATAAATCCACGCTTCCGCCTTTGCGTTGGGATTCTTGATCGGCCGGATCTCGTCCGGCTTGCCGGCGATCTTCAGCACCTGTTCCGCGGTCATCCCCTTGGCGAGTGCCGGCTTGTCGGACTTTGCCTTCGCCTGTCCGGCTGGCGGCTGGGCGTCCTTCGGCGCCGGCTGTGCTGCCCATCCGGCGGCCACGCCACAAGCCGAGAGCAGCCCACAGGTGAGGAGTGCGGAAAGCGAGCGTAGGAGCATACCGTTGGTTAACACCCCGAATGGCGGCGTCACGCCGGAAAATCTCCCCGGAGCGAGTCTGTTTCTCGCATCGACGCGCAGTGGCCCGCCCTCGACCGCATCCATCACTCGGACCACAGGCGGTTGGCTCACGAGCCCGTGACGCATTCCGCCCTCGCGTTTGCGTTGCGCTTCCGGCTGGCTGACAGGCATCTCGATGACGCGTCTCCTCGGCTCGCTCACCAACGCCTTTCCCGTCTGGGTCGTCGCACTGTCGGTCGTCGCGTTGTTCGAGCCCGGCTGGTTCACCTGGTTTAGCGGTCCGTGGATCGTGTGGGGGCTCGCCGTGATCATGCTCGGTATGGGCCTGACGCTGAAGCTCGACGATTTCCGGGCGATCGGCCGGATGCCCAAGGCCGTGGCGCTCGGATTCATCGCGCAATACACGATCATGCCGCTGCTGGGGTGGGCGTTTGCGCATCTTTACGGACTCGAGCGGCCGTTCGCGGTGGGGCTGATCCTCGTGGCCTGCTGTCCGGGAGGCACCGCTTCGAATGTCGTGACCTATCTCGCCCGCGCCAACGTCTGCCTCTCGGTCGTGATGACGATGTGCTCGACGTTCGCCGCGGTGGTGATGACCCCGCTGCTGACCTCCGTGCTGGCGGGCACGTTCGTGCATGTGGACGCGTGGGGTTTGTTTCGCAGCACGTTCCAGGTGGTCGTCCTGCCGCTGGTGATCGGCGTCGTCGCCAATCGCATGGCGCCACAACTGATGCGGCGCGCGCAACTCGGGCTGCCGCTGCTCTCCGTTCTCACGATTGCGTTGATCTGCGCCAGCATCATCGGAGGCAGCGCCGAGGCGATCCGCGGTTCCGCGCTCCGGCTGCTGGCGGCCGTGTTCAGCCTGCACGCCGGCGGATTCGCGATCGGCTACGTGGCGGCCCGGCTCGCGCGCTGGGACAAGATCGTCGCCCGCACCGTTTCGATCGAGGTGGGCATGCAGAACTCAGGCCTCGGCGTCGTGCTCGCGCGCAGCCATTTCGCCGACCCGCTCACGGCCGTGCCGTGCGCCATCTCGAGCGTGTTTCACTCGGTGATCGGAAGCCTGCTCGCCGGCTGGTGGCGCTGGCGCGACCGGCCGAGAAATGGCGGCGCGCGAGCGTAGAGGCTGCCAGATTCTTTCGAACCACCGTCTCAGAGGTAGGCGGGCATTCCGCTGCCCGCCGGGAGCTCGCCTGACCTTCGCGGCGCTCAGGGTGTGAGCGCCCTACCTTGATTTACCTGTGATCGAAGAGCGTGACCGCCGCGAGGTGCAGCGGCGCACTCAGCTGTCGCGCCGCAGTATCGCCATGATGTCCCGACGCCGCTCCGCCGAACCGAGTTCGAATTCGGCGCGCCGTCCGAACACCGCACGGTTCACCAGCAGGGCAAAGCCCACGCACGCCCAGACCGTGATAAACATCAGGTGCAGGAAATGCATCGGCGTCCAAACGAAGGTGAACACGCCATACAGCGTCGCCCCGAACACCAGCGTCGCGATCACCGCGCGGCCATCGACGTTGCGGAAAAGCAGGCCGGTAATAAACGCCGACAAGATCGGCATGCTGAGCAAGCCCAGCAGTTGCTGGATCAGCTGGATGATGCTTTCCGCGCCGACGTAGAGCGGCACCAGCACGATGGAAAGCACGGTGAAGCCCGCCTGCAGCCACGCGCTCATCCGCGGCACATTGGGCTTGGGGTTCACGTATTGCTGATGCAGGTCGCAGACGTAGAGCGCGGCGGACGAGTTGAGCACCGCGTTGTAGCTGGTGACCACCGCGGCGACCATGCCCGCGGCAAACGCACCCTGCAGATACTGCGGCAACACCTCCGCGACGATCCGGCCGTAAGTCGCGTCGCCCAGCTTGCCGAACAGCTTGAACGCGCAGATCCCCGGCACCACGACCATCGGCGGCACGATCAGCAGCCGGATCACCGCGGCGGCATAGATGCCTTTCTGCGCCTCGCGAATGGAGGGCGCCGCGAGCGCACGCTGCGTGATTGTCTGGTTCGTGCTCCAATAGAACAGCTGCGTGTAGATCATGCCGGTGAGCAGCGTGGACCACGGCAGCACCGAGTCCGGTCCCCCAAACAGCGCCAACCGCTCAGGGGGTACGCCCGACCAGTTCCAGCCGACGCGGTTGAGCGCAAACACCGCCACCAGCACGGCCATGCCGAGCACGATGAAGCCGCTGTAGGTGTCGGACACCGCCACCGCGCGCAGCCCTCCGAGCACGGCATACGCCGCACCGAGCACGGCGATCCCGGTGGCGAGCACCATCAGCGGCACGTCCAGCCCAAACATCGATTTGATCACGAGCGAGCTGGTGTAGAGCATCACCGGCAGAAACAGCAGCAGGTTCCCCAGCAGGAAGAGCGTCGCGACCGTCGCGCGGATGTGCTTGTCCTGATAACGCCGCTCCAGCAACTCCGTGACCGTCGTGCAGCCGTAGCGGTAGTAGATCGGAACAAAGATCTTCGCCAGCAAGACGAGCCCCGCGACGCCGGCGAGCTCCCACCAGACGATCAACAGCATCTGGTTGCCGTTCCAGCCGACCAGCGTGTCGGTGCTGATATTCGTCAACGTGATGGAGCCCGCGATGTAGATCCAGCTCAGCGCCCCGCCGGCCAGGAAATATTCGCGCGATTCCTTGATCCGCTTCTCCTTGCGGCACGTGAGGTAAGTGAGCACGGCGACGAGCGCCGTGAGCGCGGCGAAAACAGCGATTTGAGCAACAGCATTCATGGGGCGGGGAACGAAAAGCGCGAAAGCCCGGGAGCCTGCGAAGCACCGCCAGCCCCGCAAGGGCCCGTCGATCGGACTGTCCCCGCGTCGTGCCAGGGAGGGACGGCCGCGCGCCGTTGGGTAGAGTTCCCCACAACTTGGCGCTTAGCTCGCGTTGGATTCGGGCGATATGGGAACAGCCTCATGAAGCACGCCACGATCGGCCAACGTATTGCCCTGGGTTTCGCCGCATTGATCGCCATCGTCGCGATCATCGGCGCCATCGCGCTCACCCGCATCAGCCGGATCCAAGCGGCGACGCAGGAGGTCGTCGACCAATCGCTGCCCGCCATCGTGCTGCTCGAGCAGATCGAGGCGCTCGTGAAGGAAAACTTCATCAACGCCACGCAGCACGTGATCTCCGGCGACACGGACCGCATGCGCGCCATCGAGGCGGAAATGGACGCAAAGTCCACGAAGCTCACCGACCTCTACGGCGAGTTGGAAAAGCTGCTGGTCGGCGCCGAGGAGCAGAAGCTTTACAGCACCGTAAAATCCAACCGCCCGCCCTACCGCGATGCGCGCGTGCGCTTGCTCGAACTCAGTCGCGCGAAGCAGAAAACGGAAGCCCAGCAGGCGCTCGAACAACAGCTCTACCAAGTCTACGGCACCTATATCACGTCGTTGCAGGCGATGGT is part of the Opitutus terrae PB90-1 genome and harbors:
- a CDS encoding SMP-30/gluconolactonase/LRE family protein; amino-acid sequence: MNRFRAMNACVMNRWFVGGVALGVGALILGGCASAQRDGAVAPLTVTASSPLDVVAEFPHQQVTGVAVSRAGRVFANFPYWSDGHTVSVVEVRPDGVQQPYPNTDWNRKTGPEAERFVCVQSVFVDETDTLWIVDAGSPKQTGVVEGGAKLVKVNLASNQVAQVIHFDRSLAPAQSYLNDVRIDLQNNFAFLTDSNLGAILMVDLANEQAKRVLENDPSVKPEPNLQLTVDGTALIDPEKQQPLAIASDGIALDPEGRWLYYKALTGRMLYRVPLDDFEASLRSDVDLSNRVERVGQVGASDGLAFHDGRIYVTAIERDAVMRYDPATQQSEVLVRDERLKWPDSVAFGPDGALYVTTSQIHLTPKFNRGASRVEEPYRVFRVPREEVATGPLAE
- a CDS encoding bile acid:sodium symporter family protein; this encodes MTRLLGSLTNAFPVWVVALSVVALFEPGWFTWFSGPWIVWGLAVIMLGMGLTLKLDDFRAIGRMPKAVALGFIAQYTIMPLLGWAFAHLYGLERPFAVGLILVACCPGGTASNVVTYLARANVCLSVVMTMCSTFAAVVMTPLLTSVLAGTFVHVDAWGLFRSTFQVVVLPLVIGVVANRMAPQLMRRAQLGLPLLSVLTIALICASIIGGSAEAIRGSALRLLAAVFSLHAGGFAIGYVAARLARWDKIVARTVSIEVGMQNSGLGVVLARSHFADPLTAVPCAISSVFHSVIGSLLAGWWRWRDRPRNGGARA
- a CDS encoding SLC5 family protein, giving the protein MNAVAQIAVFAALTALVAVLTYLTCRKEKRIKESREYFLAGGALSWIYIAGSITLTNISTDTLVGWNGNQMLLIVWWELAGVAGLVLLAKIFVPIYYRYGCTTVTELLERRYQDKHIRATVATLFLLGNLLLFLPVMLYTSSLVIKSMFGLDVPLMVLATGIAVLGAAYAVLGGLRAVAVSDTYSGFIVLGMAVLVAVFALNRVGWNWSGVPPERLALFGGPDSVLPWSTLLTGMIYTQLFYWSTNQTITQRALAAPSIREAQKGIYAAAVIRLLIVPPMVVVPGICAFKLFGKLGDATYGRIVAEVLPQYLQGAFAAGMVAAVVTSYNAVLNSSAALYVCDLHQQYVNPKPNVPRMSAWLQAGFTVLSIVLVPLYVGAESIIQLIQQLLGLLSMPILSAFITGLLFRNVDGRAVIATLVFGATLYGVFTFVWTPMHFLHLMFITVWACVGFALLVNRAVFGRRAEFELGSAERRRDIMAILRRDS